A single Bacteroidota bacterium DNA region contains:
- a CDS encoding gliding motility-associated C-terminal domain-containing protein gives MGGIGGLSLGNFYFQNKVFMGGGGGCGDFNNAVGTAGTNGGGIVFIKANNIYGNGYSIKANGNDNLAQTSGIGDGAGGGGAGGIVLFEVNNFLSPLTAEAKGAKGGDLNSAIANCFGPGGGGGSGLVWLVPGTIPGNLTINTSAGLAGKELSPTSPCFNTTNGATDGFNNATLNTLHNLKLQESTVNFNGIVNLGPDSTLCSGDTIFLIGGLNGNSYLWQDGSTTITYTVTQPGQYTLTIVDNTYCSATDTINISVANSFNLNLGNDTTICYGSTFLLDLTSLNANYLWSTGSTNASQAITMNGTYTVTISATGYCTEIDSIKIDTIPGFFLNIGPDTILCKSDSYMLDAGIPGINYIWSTGETTQQISPAQTSIYYLEADNGSCKVTDTAFIERRDLQINLGNDTGICRGNQLLFSAPPLLTYLWQDGTTNNTFALADIGTVWLTASDSVCSETDTVTVTLTEIIDVYLPSVFTPNDDGVNDKFGALSIDIRDYELTIFNRFGGVVFQSKIRECFGMVIPRMGLHLPELMAILYRLYHLAPMIMLPTED, from the coding sequence GACTTTCGCTAGGCAATTTCTACTTTCAGAATAAGGTATTTATGGGAGGTGGTGGTGGCTGCGGAGACTTCAACAATGCTGTTGGTACAGCAGGCACAAATGGTGGAGGCATTGTTTTTATTAAAGCCAACAACATATATGGTAATGGTTATAGCATAAAGGCGAACGGCAACGATAATTTGGCCCAAACTTCGGGTATTGGTGATGGCGCAGGTGGTGGTGGTGCAGGTGGTATCGTTTTATTTGAGGTTAATAACTTTTTATCTCCTCTTACTGCCGAAGCTAAAGGTGCAAAAGGTGGCGATTTAAACTCAGCTATTGCTAATTGCTTTGGACCCGGTGGCGGAGGTGGCAGTGGTTTAGTATGGTTAGTTCCAGGTACAATTCCCGGTAATCTTACAATTAATACATCAGCTGGCCTTGCCGGAAAAGAACTATCTCCTACATCGCCATGTTTTAATACAACGAATGGAGCTACCGATGGCTTTAATAATGCAACGCTTAATACCTTGCATAACCTGAAACTGCAGGAAAGTACCGTAAATTTCAATGGAATAGTAAATCTTGGGCCTGACTCTACCCTATGCTCTGGCGACACCATCTTTTTAATTGGAGGACTCAATGGCAATAGTTACCTATGGCAAGATGGAAGCACAACCATAACTTATACAGTAACTCAACCAGGTCAATATACATTAACCATTGTTGACAATACCTATTGCAGCGCTACCGATACAATTAACATTTCCGTTGCCAATAGTTTCAATCTTAACCTAGGCAACGACACTACCATTTGTTATGGCTCAACCTTCTTGCTTGATTTAACTTCGCTCAATGCAAATTATTTATGGAGCACGGGAAGCACCAATGCTTCACAAGCAATAACAATGAATGGTACTTATACGGTAACCATTAGCGCCACCGGCTATTGTACCGAAATTGATTCTATTAAAATTGATACCATCCCTGGTTTTTTTCTTAATATAGGACCTGATACCATTTTATGCAAATCAGACTCTTATATGTTAGATGCCGGTATTCCCGGCATAAACTATATCTGGAGCACCGGAGAAACAACACAACAAATTTCTCCTGCCCAAACTAGCATCTATTATCTGGAAGCTGATAATGGAAGTTGCAAAGTAACCGATACCGCATTTATTGAAAGACGCGACTTACAAATTAATTTAGGAAATGATACAGGTATTTGCCGAGGAAATCAATTGCTTTTTTCTGCTCCTCCCCTACTTACTTATTTGTGGCAAGATGGCACTACCAACAATACATTCGCTTTAGCTGATATTGGCACTGTATGGCTTACAGCAAGTGATAGTGTATGTTCTGAAACGGATACAGTAACAGTTACACTTACTGAAATAATTGATGTTTATCTTCCATCAGTTTTTACACCTAACGATGATGGCGTGAATGATAAGTTTGGTGCCTTATCTATTGACATTCGTGACTATGAGCTAACCATTTTTAACCGTTTTGGTGGTGTTGTTTTTCAATCAAAAATCCGGGAATGCTTTGGGATGGTAATACCCCGAATGGGCCTGCACCTGCCGGAACTTATGGCTATC